A genomic region of Criblamydia sequanensis CRIB-18 contains the following coding sequences:
- a CDS encoding glycosyltransferase produces the protein MNPIQRIDFLMPATSQYEVIHHFTHALFKAGVEAGYTTRLLYGEDRVEVPYKTPPDLTICFNGAPSLADGRWLSDVINVPHISWLLDPPYRFWDKTRSEKIWIACDDQFGCRMLNNAHMERNLFLPHASDKDFLFPFSKSKKYEIVLLATYIDAEGRRKKWRERFGNFIFEGMEKAIFSFTNNLRPSFIEVLYENIRLNPKPLQEEEARQIFEEFELYIKGMERINLVRSLNPLKIDIFGGTIDEKTWENEFGDAKNVTLHREVNFKEALEIMKNSKILLNTSIKNRAGAHERIFYGFSAGCLVATSENPYLKEILGELPLYFDFTNKDGFKETLLEALKRPADQQSRIEKAQKIIQKEHTWGNRLEKIVKTIEGSNE, from the coding sequence ATGAATCCCATACAACGTATCGATTTTTTAATGCCGGCCACAAGTCAGTATGAAGTGATTCATCATTTTACTCATGCCCTTTTTAAAGCAGGTGTAGAGGCCGGCTACACAACACGTTTACTTTACGGCGAAGATAGAGTGGAAGTCCCTTATAAGACCCCTCCTGACCTAACGATCTGTTTTAATGGAGCGCCTTCTCTTGCTGATGGCAGATGGTTAAGCGATGTGATAAATGTGCCGCATATTTCCTGGCTGCTAGACCCTCCCTATCGATTTTGGGACAAGACAAGAAGTGAAAAGATTTGGATCGCTTGCGATGATCAATTCGGCTGCCGAATGTTAAATAATGCCCATATGGAACGAAACCTTTTTTTGCCTCATGCTTCAGATAAAGATTTTCTCTTTCCTTTTAGTAAGTCAAAAAAATATGAAATTGTCCTCCTTGCCACTTACATTGATGCGGAGGGCAGACGAAAAAAATGGAGGGAGCGATTTGGAAACTTTATTTTTGAAGGCATGGAAAAAGCCATTTTTTCTTTTACCAATAATCTGAGGCCTTCGTTTATTGAAGTGCTCTATGAAAATATTAGGTTAAATCCAAAGCCGCTTCAAGAAGAGGAAGCAAGGCAAATTTTTGAAGAGTTTGAACTGTACATCAAAGGAATGGAAAGGATCAATCTGGTTAGAAGCTTGAATCCCCTTAAAATAGATATTTTTGGGGGAACGATAGATGAAAAAACTTGGGAGAATGAATTTGGAGATGCAAAAAATGTAACCTTGCATCGAGAGGTGAACTTTAAAGAGGCTCTTGAGATAATGAAAAATAGTAAGATTCTTTTAAATACTAGCATAAAAAATAGGGCCGGAGCGCATGAGAGGATTTTTTATGGCTTTAGCGCAGGATGCTTGGTGGCAACTTCTGAAAATCCTTATTTAAAAGAAATTCTTGGGGAGTTGCCTCTTTATTTCGATTTTACAAACAAAGATGGCTTTAAAGAAACTCTTTTAGAAGCCTTAAAAAGGCCTGCGGATCAGCAAAGTAGAATTGAGAAAGCTCAAAAGATTATCCAAAAAGAACATACTTGGGGCAATCGTCTGGAAAAAATTGTTAAAACTATTGAAGGAAGTAATGAATGA
- the gcvT gene encoding glycine cleavage system aminomethyltransferase GcvT → MKTVLYDSHKALGAHFFSFHGFDMPLFYTSVLEEHKQVRDKAGLFDVTHMGVIEVKGEEALKFLDYLSVTPLSDKLENTAIYTLFANEKGGTVDDLLIFKLSENHFYLIVNASCKEKDLEHLLRHKKAFKVTVSPLFQELGTLALQGPLSREALSKLFPSILRLEPFQFTMENYEKKPILLSRTGYTGALGYEIVAPVSLIPRVFEQILSLDSRIKPIGLGARDTLRLEMGYALYGHELSETIAPIESVSSWTVHLDKHDFIGKDALAALNRSLSKRYEQGILFEEGRISREGTPLYFDNKEVGVVTSGNFSPTLNCPIAIGLFSQKFPIGTLCKAKVKDKEISGKVVRLPFVKSSIKGGSF, encoded by the coding sequence ATGAAAACTGTTCTTTATGACAGCCATAAAGCATTGGGAGCTCATTTTTTTTCATTCCATGGCTTTGACATGCCTCTTTTTTATACAAGCGTCTTAGAAGAACATAAGCAAGTTCGAGACAAAGCAGGTCTTTTTGATGTGACCCACATGGGTGTGATCGAAGTTAAAGGAGAGGAAGCTCTAAAATTTCTTGATTATTTATCAGTCACTCCTCTTTCTGATAAACTTGAGAATACAGCCATCTATACCCTATTCGCCAATGAAAAAGGGGGCACAGTGGATGACCTTCTTATTTTTAAATTATCTGAAAATCACTTCTATTTGATAGTCAATGCTTCTTGCAAAGAGAAAGATTTAGAGCATCTTTTGCGCCATAAGAAGGCTTTCAAAGTAACTGTTAGTCCCCTATTTCAGGAGTTAGGAACTCTCGCCCTTCAAGGCCCCCTTTCAAGGGAGGCCTTATCAAAATTATTCCCCTCGATTCTTAGGTTAGAGCCATTTCAATTCACTATGGAAAATTATGAGAAGAAACCCATTTTGCTCTCAAGAACCGGCTACACAGGTGCGCTTGGCTACGAAATTGTGGCCCCAGTTTCTCTTATACCGCGAGTCTTCGAACAAATTCTTTCCCTTGATTCAAGAATTAAACCGATTGGACTTGGAGCAAGGGACACTCTACGATTAGAAATGGGGTATGCCTTATATGGTCATGAACTTAGTGAAACGATTGCCCCGATTGAAAGCGTCTCTTCCTGGACTGTGCATCTAGACAAACATGATTTTATTGGAAAAGATGCATTGGCTGCCCTTAACCGGTCTCTTAGCAAACGCTACGAACAAGGAATTCTTTTTGAAGAAGGTCGGATTTCAAGGGAAGGCACCCCTCTTTATTTTGATAATAAAGAAGTGGGTGTCGTAACCTCAGGTAATTTTTCTCCGACTTTAAACTGTCCTATAGCCATCGGATTATTTTCACAAAAATTTCCCATAGGCACCCTCTGCAAAGCTAAAGTCAAAGATAAGGAAATTTCAGGCAAAGTCGTCCGCTTGCCTTTTGTTAAATCTTCAATCAAGGGAGGATCCTTTTAA
- the gcvH gene encoding glycine cleavage system protein GcvH, which translates to MKYYTITHEWVEAHGRSATIGVSNFAQQELGDIVYVELPEVGKSVQAGSEIAVLESTKAAADVYTPLSGKIIEVNQNLKEKAELINTSPEKEGWLFKIELSNLEELKTLLDAEGYERLISHKKP; encoded by the coding sequence ATGAAATATTACACAATCACACACGAATGGGTAGAAGCTCATGGCCGAAGCGCGACAATTGGAGTGAGTAATTTTGCTCAGCAAGAACTCGGGGACATTGTTTATGTGGAATTGCCGGAAGTTGGAAAAAGTGTGCAAGCAGGGTCTGAAATTGCCGTGCTAGAATCGACAAAAGCTGCCGCTGATGTTTACACTCCATTAAGCGGAAAAATTATCGAAGTGAATCAAAACTTAAAAGAGAAAGCCGAATTGATTAATACATCTCCTGAAAAGGAGGGTTGGTTGTTTAAAATAGAACTTTCTAATTTAGAGGAATTAAAGACCCTTCTTGATGCAGAGGGCTATGAGCGTTTAATCAGCCATAAAAAACCTTAA
- a CDS encoding putative quinol monooxygenase — protein MVKVALLVILEAKPEKVKEVEDFLKSALPTVQKETETTAWFAIRLGPTTFGIFDAFPSDSGREAHLTGDVAKALMAKAKDLFSKPPSIQKVDVLADKLPK, from the coding sequence ATGGTTAAAGTTGCTTTATTGGTAATATTAGAAGCTAAACCTGAGAAAGTTAAAGAAGTTGAGGATTTTCTTAAAAGCGCCTTGCCTACTGTCCAAAAAGAAACTGAGACCACAGCATGGTTCGCCATCCGTCTTGGGCCGACTACCTTCGGAATATTTGATGCTTTTCCAAGCGATTCAGGAAGAGAGGCTCATTTAACAGGAGATGTTGCTAAAGCCCTGATGGCTAAAGCAAAAGACCTATTTTCGAAACCACCTTCCATTCAAAAAGTTGATGTGTTAGCAGATAAACTCCCTAAATAA
- the gcvPA gene encoding aminomethyl-transferring glycine dehydrogenase subunit GcvPA, with translation MDYISNTDKEREEMAKAIGIQSIEDLFEDIPKKLLLKKRGLDDGLSELEAKVWMQKLADKNSYPSFDSYLGAGSYDHYIPSFVRAICQKSEFLTSYTPYQAEASQGMLQALFEFQSSIAALTGLDAANASVYDGATAAGESALMALRVKKSRDTLILFESIHPLVQAVICQYVLSQGFKIKTIPCDNMGKCDLETFRKEINETIAGVIIQSPNFFGRLEDAKGIFEEAKRFESLAIHLSNPIAYGLFSSAKEVGADIAAGEMQPLGIPPQFGGPYAGYMACTQDLIRQMPARIVGETVDSEGKRGFILTLQAREQHIRREKATSNICTSQSLNALASLLTLLWYGKEGLKKLAETNFKKANYLKNQLSHISGLTLPTEGVYFNEFPVLFPIEDKKVIEHFMAEKIIPGASISSLYKGTKKGWLVNVTEKKNLTQLENYLFKAKNLFK, from the coding sequence ATGGATTATATTTCGAACACGGATAAAGAACGTGAGGAGATGGCAAAAGCCATCGGTATCCAATCTATAGAAGATCTTTTTGAAGATATTCCTAAAAAACTCTTGTTAAAAAAAAGAGGGCTTGATGATGGATTATCTGAGCTTGAAGCCAAAGTCTGGATGCAAAAATTAGCCGATAAAAATAGCTACCCCTCATTTGATAGTTATTTGGGAGCCGGCAGCTATGACCATTATATCCCCTCTTTTGTTCGGGCTATCTGTCAAAAGTCTGAGTTTTTGACAAGCTACACGCCTTATCAAGCAGAAGCCTCTCAAGGAATGCTGCAAGCTTTGTTTGAATTCCAGTCTTCGATTGCAGCTTTAACCGGGCTTGATGCAGCTAATGCTTCTGTTTATGATGGGGCTACAGCTGCCGGAGAAAGCGCTTTAATGGCGCTTCGCGTCAAAAAATCTCGAGACACTCTCATTTTATTTGAATCGATTCACCCGCTTGTTCAAGCGGTCATTTGTCAGTATGTGCTCTCGCAAGGCTTTAAAATTAAAACAATCCCTTGCGACAATATGGGAAAGTGCGACTTAGAAACTTTCAGGAAAGAAATAAATGAAACGATTGCCGGCGTTATTATTCAAAGCCCCAATTTTTTTGGACGGTTAGAAGACGCTAAAGGCATTTTTGAGGAAGCGAAACGATTCGAGAGCCTAGCGATACATCTTTCTAACCCTATAGCTTACGGTCTATTTTCTTCAGCTAAAGAAGTTGGAGCCGATATCGCGGCAGGGGAGATGCAGCCACTTGGAATCCCCCCTCAATTCGGGGGACCTTACGCCGGCTACATGGCTTGCACACAAGATTTAATAAGGCAGATGCCTGCAAGAATAGTCGGTGAAACAGTCGATAGCGAGGGAAAAAGGGGTTTTATCTTAACTCTTCAAGCAAGAGAGCAGCATATTAGACGGGAAAAAGCCACCTCTAACATATGTACGAGCCAATCGTTAAATGCTTTAGCAAGTTTATTAACCTTGCTATGGTATGGTAAAGAAGGCCTTAAAAAGCTTGCTGAAACAAATTTTAAAAAGGCCAATTATCTAAAAAATCAATTATCTCATATTTCGGGACTAACGCTTCCAACTGAAGGCGTCTACTTTAATGAATTTCCGGTTCTTTTTCCCATAGAAGACAAAAAGGTAATTGAACATTTTATGGCAGAGAAAATTATTCCTGGAGCCTCTATTAGCTCTCTTTATAAGGGAACAAAAAAAGGGTGGCTTGTCAATGTGACGGAGAAAAAAAATCTAACACAACTTGAAAACTACCTTTTTAAAGCTAAAAATCTTTTTAAATAA
- a CDS encoding LicD family protein: MTVDKAITLVASFFLVFGLPFVHFYLKTVENPFLSIYIEDGNAFHQMGAHLLSPYHYIIDGKKGLKTPEDVKERYTFKERFNYEDGFELKLTAFLFLLPKTFYEGVFLNALSFLFQDQRSQFQEIKRCLECRDLHSNEAYYREIGMPEFKDETLVLTKDYCERRPGDENHLKKEKEALKEIVAILEKENIFYFVDCGTCLGAYRYGGVIPWDNDVDIAILNPDFENVKRVLKANLDPNLYLVDDWSSRGKQDSYLKVYVKESASLIDIYTYIIDYENRTLKYILSNEDNIFLTKEWKEKERIYKEPISFDLVFPLRRGTFDGISVMLPNKTEEFLKKRYGENIEPNMIYDPKTQSYIKDLNHPYWSAT; the protein is encoded by the coding sequence ATGACCGTTGATAAAGCAATCACTCTTGTCGCATCCTTTTTTTTAGTTTTCGGCCTTCCTTTCGTGCATTTTTATTTGAAAACAGTTGAAAACCCCTTTCTTAGCATCTACATAGAAGACGGAAATGCCTTCCATCAAATGGGGGCGCATCTCTTAAGCCCTTATCATTATATTATTGATGGAAAAAAAGGTTTAAAAACACCTGAAGATGTAAAAGAACGCTATACCTTTAAAGAAAGATTCAATTATGAGGACGGGTTTGAGCTGAAGTTAACGGCTTTTTTATTTCTTTTGCCTAAAACCTTTTATGAAGGTGTTTTTTTAAATGCCCTTTCGTTCTTATTTCAGGATCAAAGAAGTCAATTTCAAGAAATAAAAAGATGTCTTGAATGTAGAGATCTTCATTCAAATGAGGCTTATTATCGTGAAATCGGAATGCCTGAATTTAAGGATGAAACGCTTGTTTTAACCAAGGATTATTGCGAAAGAAGACCCGGCGATGAAAATCACTTAAAAAAAGAAAAGGAAGCTTTAAAAGAAATTGTTGCCATCCTGGAAAAAGAGAATATTTTCTATTTTGTTGATTGCGGCACTTGTTTAGGGGCTTATCGCTATGGAGGGGTTATTCCTTGGGATAATGATGTGGATATCGCCATTTTAAACCCTGACTTTGAAAATGTTAAACGGGTTTTAAAAGCAAATCTCGACCCCAATCTTTATCTTGTCGATGACTGGTCTTCAAGGGGCAAGCAAGATTCCTATCTAAAAGTTTATGTGAAAGAATCAGCTTCCCTTATTGATATTTATACATATATCATCGACTACGAAAATCGAACTTTAAAATATATTCTCTCCAATGAAGATAATATTTTTCTTACTAAGGAATGGAAAGAGAAAGAACGGATTTATAAAGAACCGATCAGCTTTGATTTAGTCTTTCCCCTAAGAAGAGGTACCTTTGACGGCATAAGTGTCATGCTCCCCAATAAAACTGAAGAATTCCTAAAAAAAAGATACGGGGAAAATATTGAGCCTAATATGATCTACGATCCAAAAACACAATCCTATATTAAAGATTTAAACCATCCTTACTGGTCGGCTACATAG
- a CDS encoding lipoyl protein ligase domain-containing protein has translation MEWLAYDRGLNLAAQNMAFDSEMLEKVSETKKPSLHFYEFSEKSATYGYFIKPFELLSEQTLNELNVDIAKRPTGGGFLLHGQDFTFSIAIPETHGFYSQNPLESYNKINGLVLDSLKKITKKSALELFAKEDEALKFFKNFCMAKPTKFDLFFDGRKIGGAAERRVKFGMLHQATINILPPWMDWHHRVFEDETLKKAIQTNSSSLFLSLTPKDRLEFKTLLKETLKEAFFNS, from the coding sequence ATGGAGTGGCTTGCCTACGATAGAGGTCTAAATCTTGCTGCCCAAAATATGGCCTTTGATTCGGAAATGCTTGAAAAGGTTTCTGAAACAAAAAAACCGTCCCTTCATTTCTACGAATTTTCGGAAAAATCAGCCACTTATGGCTATTTTATTAAACCTTTTGAACTCCTTTCAGAACAAACCTTAAACGAGCTTAATGTAGATATCGCTAAAAGGCCGACGGGAGGAGGATTTTTACTTCATGGCCAAGATTTTACTTTTTCAATAGCCATTCCTGAAACCCATGGTTTCTATAGCCAAAACCCTCTTGAAAGCTATAATAAAATCAACGGACTTGTTCTTGATAGTCTTAAAAAAATAACAAAAAAATCAGCCCTCGAACTCTTTGCCAAAGAAGATGAAGCTCTAAAATTTTTTAAAAACTTCTGTATGGCCAAGCCGACAAAGTTTGATCTTTTTTTTGATGGCAGGAAAATTGGAGGGGCAGCGGAGAGAAGAGTTAAGTTCGGAATGCTCCATCAAGCGACTATAAATATTCTCCCCCCTTGGATGGATTGGCATCATAGGGTGTTTGAAGATGAAACATTAAAAAAGGCTATACAAACAAACTCAAGTTCCCTTTTTTTAAGCCTCACCCCGAAAGATCGATTGGAGTTTAAAACTCTTTTAAAAGAGACCTTGAAAGAAGCTTTTTTCAATTCCTAA
- a CDS encoding caspase family protein — protein sequence MLYSKKKLALALSLFVFLFYQSPKLHARVIHAILVCDTKAIHISDSVQKDFSQIQSFLKEIGDKTHLKIDQHYFLAPNITENISDQIEKISSNSDDIVFFFFSGHGYRTPSKGANQWPYLFLTPLQRGLDYQEIIDILKRKKAQLMFSMADCCNNIIPDKLAPLPMEKQIHYKGGKQSWIEQNYRKLFLETKGSIVISSSIPGDYAWGTAIGGGIYTQEFIKIFNEQVKKSEPADWEVILSQSSLRVHMKKLGQTPQYEIKVSSS from the coding sequence GTGCTGTACTCAAAAAAAAAACTGGCCTTAGCCCTAAGTCTTTTTGTTTTTCTTTTTTATCAAAGTCCAAAACTTCATGCGAGAGTCATCCATGCGATTTTGGTTTGCGATACCAAAGCCATTCACATCAGTGACTCTGTCCAAAAAGACTTTAGCCAAATTCAATCCTTTTTAAAAGAGATTGGCGATAAAACCCATCTTAAAATTGACCAGCACTATTTTTTAGCCCCTAATATTACAGAAAACATTTCAGATCAAATTGAAAAGATCTCATCAAATTCAGACGACATCGTTTTTTTCTTTTTCTCGGGCCATGGTTATAGAACACCTTCAAAAGGAGCTAATCAGTGGCCTTATCTTTTTTTAACCCCTTTGCAAAGAGGGCTTGATTATCAAGAAATCATTGATATCTTAAAAAGAAAGAAAGCGCAATTGATGTTTTCTATGGCGGACTGCTGCAATAATATCATTCCGGATAAGTTAGCCCCGCTGCCTATGGAAAAGCAGATTCATTATAAGGGTGGAAAACAGAGCTGGATCGAGCAAAATTATAGAAAGCTATTTTTGGAAACCAAGGGCTCTATTGTTATTTCAAGTTCTATTCCTGGAGACTATGCTTGGGGCACGGCTATCGGCGGCGGCATCTACACTCAAGAGTTCATTAAAATTTTTAACGAACAAGTCAAAAAATCAGAGCCTGCTGATTGGGAAGTTATCCTCTCTCAATCCTCTCTCAGGGTCCATATGAAAAAATTAGGGCAGACGCCCCAATATGAAATAAAAGTATCCTCTTCTTAA
- the gcvPB gene encoding aminomethyl-transferring glycine dehydrogenase subunit GcvPB, translating to MANLRKTLFEKSIPGQKAWSLPKEETPISQIELPPTFRRKEEIHLPEASELSITRHFSQLAKDNMGIDTHFYPLGSCTMKFNPRINEECASFSGFANCHPLAPDETVQGSLFIMHELIRLLCELSGMDQGSLSPSAGAQGELTGILMIKKYFEERNESFRNEIIIPDSAHGTNPATAAMAGYKTISIESDEDGDINLDDLRNKTSSKTAGLMLTNPNTLGLFSRRILSIAEIIHEKGGLLYYDGANLNAIMEIVKPGLMGFDVMHLNLHKTFSTPHGGGGPGSGPILCKESLSPYLPLPWVQKKEDGLFHLIRESKTSMGQISFFNGNFGVFVKAYLYFIIHGFYGLRKVSENAVLNANYLKTKISPLFKDPFKDRFCMHEFVLQADRFLDSRIKALDIAKRMLDYGIYAPTIYFPLIIKESLLIEPTETESKSTLDAFIQIMEKIVEEAKNNPDLLRNAPLNTPVRRLDEVRAARNPILKHTIQ from the coding sequence ATGGCCAATTTAAGAAAGACACTCTTTGAGAAAAGCATTCCGGGGCAAAAAGCTTGGAGTTTGCCTAAAGAAGAAACGCCTATTTCTCAAATTGAATTGCCTCCTACCTTTAGAAGAAAAGAAGAAATTCATTTACCTGAAGCTTCCGAGCTCTCGATCACAAGGCATTTTAGTCAGCTTGCCAAGGACAATATGGGGATCGATACCCATTTTTACCCGCTTGGGAGCTGCACTATGAAATTTAATCCAAGGATTAATGAGGAGTGCGCCTCCTTTAGCGGTTTTGCTAACTGCCATCCTTTGGCGCCGGATGAAACGGTACAAGGGTCTCTTTTCATCATGCATGAACTTATTCGTCTTTTATGCGAGCTATCGGGGATGGATCAAGGAAGCTTATCTCCTAGCGCCGGCGCCCAAGGCGAGTTAACCGGAATTTTGATGATAAAAAAATATTTTGAAGAAAGAAATGAATCTTTTCGAAATGAAATTATCATACCGGACAGCGCTCATGGAACCAATCCCGCTACAGCTGCCATGGCAGGGTATAAAACCATTTCCATTGAAAGTGATGAAGATGGAGACATTAATTTAGACGACTTAAGGAATAAAACAAGTTCAAAAACTGCTGGACTTATGCTTACCAACCCAAACACTCTCGGGTTATTCAGCCGTAGAATTCTATCTATCGCAGAAATTATTCATGAAAAGGGCGGCCTTCTTTACTACGATGGGGCAAATTTAAATGCCATTATGGAAATTGTGAAACCCGGCCTTATGGGATTTGATGTGATGCATCTAAATTTACATAAAACTTTTTCAACACCTCATGGCGGAGGCGGCCCTGGCTCCGGCCCTATCTTATGTAAAGAAAGCTTAAGCCCTTATTTACCGTTGCCTTGGGTTCAAAAAAAAGAAGATGGCCTGTTTCATTTGATCCGGGAAAGCAAGACGAGTATGGGTCAAATTTCATTTTTTAATGGAAATTTTGGCGTTTTTGTAAAAGCCTATCTTTATTTTATTATTCACGGCTTTTATGGTCTTCGAAAGGTTTCAGAAAATGCGGTTTTAAATGCTAATTATTTAAAAACAAAAATATCCCCTCTTTTCAAAGATCCCTTTAAAGATCGATTCTGCATGCACGAATTTGTACTGCAAGCCGACCGCTTTTTAGACTCTAGGATAAAAGCTTTAGATATAGCTAAAAGGATGCTCGATTATGGTATTTATGCTCCAACCATTTATTTCCCTCTGATTATTAAAGAATCTCTTTTAATCGAGCCGACTGAAACGGAATCCAAATCCACCCTCGATGCTTTTATTCAAATTATGGAAAAGATTGTCGAAGAGGCCAAAAATAATCCGGACCTATTGCGAAATGCCCCTTTAAACACACCTGTTAGACGTTTAGATGAGGTTCGGGCGGCCAGAAACCCTATTCTCAAACACACCATCCAATAG
- a CDS encoding caspase family protein, producing the protein MKNYYLLYLLTFLNFFFHPLQSQEFIAVLIGDTLDDSIGNSVQLDLKRMEKKVDALAKKLEITLKKTIIKDDAFQSDTLIEILSKVEVNEDDLVFIYYSGHGYRSDSTETPWPNIALKNEWRGISHHALTEVFLNKKPFFLLSIADACNNVIPDEWAPILLKTKALSSTKHEKENLKKLFLNQSLFIMASGSSPTYFSYCNDYVGGFFSSTLLKNIDLALSSNQEPDWYLILAKTKAELEDMQKPQYEIIPLN; encoded by the coding sequence ATGAAAAACTACTATTTACTATATCTTCTAACTTTTCTTAATTTCTTTTTTCACCCTCTTCAATCACAGGAATTTATTGCAGTCTTGATAGGCGATACTTTAGATGACTCCATCGGCAATTCTGTCCAATTGGATCTTAAACGAATGGAGAAAAAAGTAGATGCTCTTGCCAAAAAGCTAGAGATTACACTTAAAAAAACGATTATTAAAGATGACGCTTTCCAGTCTGACACGCTCATTGAAATTTTATCAAAAGTTGAAGTTAATGAAGACGACCTCGTTTTCATTTACTATTCCGGCCATGGCTATAGATCTGATTCGACTGAAACTCCTTGGCCAAATATCGCCCTTAAGAATGAATGGAGAGGGATCAGCCATCATGCCCTAACAGAAGTTTTCCTCAATAAAAAACCATTTTTTCTTCTTTCGATTGCCGACGCTTGCAATAACGTCATACCTGATGAGTGGGCGCCTATCCTTCTCAAAACAAAAGCTCTATCCTCTACAAAACATGAAAAAGAAAATCTAAAAAAACTATTCTTAAATCAATCTCTTTTTATTATGGCTTCCGGCTCAAGCCCTACCTATTTTTCTTACTGTAACGATTATGTAGGGGGATTTTTCTCGAGCACGCTGCTTAAAAATATTGACCTTGCTTTATCTTCTAATCAAGAGCCTGACTGGTATTTGATTTTAGCAAAAACAAAAGCTGAACTTGAGGATATGCAAAAGCCTCAATACGAAATCATACCCCTGAATTAA
- a CDS encoding NADAR family protein → MLYKIILYFTFLNIFLSSHSKVNPPQFSKGHTRVYFYDRKSHPENFEFSNFYPRDAWYKGTFYKTAEHAYQAQKFNYTPSDPSLIPKVNRAYYHVVSAPTPRLAAELAEKYRSFVIPSWHKADETGSSLKDKIMLAVLKDKFTRHKDLQNKLLETEDARLVEDSKIDSYWGRGFDGKGKNQLGRLLMKIRKDIRNESI, encoded by the coding sequence ATGCTTTATAAAATTATTTTATACTTCACTTTTCTAAATATTTTTCTTTCCTCTCATTCAAAAGTGAATCCTCCTCAATTTTCAAAAGGCCATACTCGAGTTTACTTTTACGATAGAAAGTCTCATCCTGAAAATTTTGAGTTCAGCAATTTTTATCCAAGGGATGCTTGGTATAAAGGAACTTTTTATAAGACCGCAGAACACGCCTATCAAGCTCAAAAATTTAATTACACCCCTAGCGACCCGTCTCTTATTCCAAAAGTAAATCGAGCTTATTATCATGTAGTTAGCGCCCCAACTCCAAGGCTTGCTGCCGAACTTGCTGAAAAGTATCGAAGTTTTGTGATTCCAAGTTGGCATAAAGCCGATGAGACAGGTAGCAGTTTAAAAGATAAAATCATGCTCGCAGTTTTAAAAGATAAATTTACAAGACATAAAGATCTTCAAAATAAATTACTCGAGACAGAAGATGCAAGACTTGTAGAAGACTCTAAAATTGATAGTTACTGGGGTCGGGGATTCGATGGAAAAGGCAAAAATCAGCTAGGACGTCTGTTAATGAAAATACGAAAAGACATCCGAAATGAAAGCATATAA